One Salvelinus sp. IW2-2015 unplaced genomic scaffold, ASM291031v2 Un_scaffold1933, whole genome shotgun sequence genomic region harbors:
- the LOC112072452 gene encoding uncharacterized protein isoform X2 yields MNTALDKKRIQLTRRSQRPTAPPPPPPPPGKIVVPPAAMPVKQASPVSPNXKLPVPTKLASPTKPALPEEEPKSPQTDVPVPVSPPISPSTPTRPVTSPSVPVSPSSPTKPNISIYPTSPTRPNNSPSPSSPTKRISPSPSSPTKPVISPSSPTKPIISPSSPTKPVISPSPSSPSSPTKPVIFPSSPTKPVISPSPSSHQTCYLSLFTFQTCYLSLSFLSLFTYQTPNVPFSFLSNQAPCLCLPWGLSYASYLPLCLITFQTQSLPLSSCPSLSLRPSLSFYLPLSLRPSVSLCLSQHSLTPDLLLSLLSHPSGTRYLLPPNRAPTPGGP; encoded by the exons ATG AACACAGCTCTAGATAAGAAGAGGATCCAGCTGACTCGTCGCAGCCAGAGGCCCACAGCACCACCTCCGCCCCCACCACCGCCTGGGAAGATagtagtccctcctgcagccatGCCAGTCAAGCAAGCCTCACCAGTCTCACCCAACWCCAAGCTGCCAGTACCCACCAAGCTGGCATCACCCACCAAGCCTGCCCTGCCAGAGGAGGAACCCAAGAGTCCTCAGACTGATGTGCCTGTCCCTGtatcccctcccatctctccttcaACACCTACCAGACCTGttacctctccctctgtccctgtctctccttcctctcctaccAAGCCTAACATCTCTATCTATCCTACCTCCCCTACCAGGCCCAacaactctccctctccttcctctcctactaaacgtatctctccctctccttcctcacctACCAAACCTGTTATCTCTCCCTCTTCACCTACCAAACCTATTATCTCTCCCTCTTCACCTACCAAACctgttatctctccctctccttcctctccctcttcacctACCAAACCTGTTATCTTTCCCTCTTCACCAACCAAACctgttatctctccctctccttcctcccaccaAACCTGTTATCTCTCCCTCTTCACCTTCCAAACctgttatctctccctctccttcctctccctcttcacctACCAAACTCCAAATgtccccttctctttcctctccaacCAAGCTCCATGTCTGTGCCTTCCCTGGGGCCTCTCATATGCCAGTTACTTGCCCCTCTGCCTCATCACCTTCCAAACGCAaagcctccccctctcctcctgcccctctctctccctccgaccctccctctctttttacctgcccctctccctccgaccctctgtctccctctgccttTCCCAGCACTCCCTCACCCCTgacctgctcctctccctcctctcccacccctccgGCACCCGTTACCTGCTCCCCCCCAACCGTGCCCCCACCCCTGGTGGGCCTTGA